The following coding sequences lie in one Myxococcus xanthus genomic window:
- a CDS encoding PilZ domain-containing protein: protein MQADTLEGLSGRASMLGYRMGTELTAVASFGNLQAPCRLVQLSLEHLTLNLGTQAAPKPGDTASVVLGHGERWATALDVEVMDVRGAPEVSMRFLAPPLDAGRRIVSVLEALRDNGLLLPPETRPVWKERIEHPDRVRRICDALVGRQARGMARTADGRKVPVTAAYFDPHEGLMGWRFEGGLPAQPFTLEAFGYSSVVHLEVSEAREESGLVLMPLPRELVRYRHRWLRRAPPSRACTLSFDHPLWPQVHVRRQVLDLSYEGLAFLTEPGEDLLYPGLRQPVLEVVTEGMAPVRLRAEVRNISSTAAGRRCGMSVRPLDAAGAQAWRALVEAQMHPATQVEGDWGDATWKLFDGSGYFRLPGKSPEDFEDAHPSFDATLARLEGRTRLGYRVVHPEGQSVGATLSVVKPYEGSWMAHQLARQPVKGSRTSAREALRDIYLRGYEPTQVDPEVKWFFAFCEARVRWVRFTKFDFATWYEHTGQTCLVPFQLMEAEVDGAWEIPAGIEVGTPTEAERAAFFEQVERTRPLAYREALDLVPERFDLKRAKERWGEAGMGRERELVVARHEGRPVVLAVLETAQPGLNLFNVLDGVRLVPLVDDATKEAQDAMVALLAHAADWYRARERKVFIHYVEAACVEYVERASLADLGEGKLWVISASLLPEFLEHLFEATTPPAGA from the coding sequence ATGCAGGCGGACACGCTGGAAGGGTTGAGCGGCCGGGCGTCGATGCTCGGTTACCGGATGGGGACGGAACTGACGGCGGTGGCGTCGTTCGGAAACCTCCAGGCGCCGTGTCGGCTGGTGCAGCTGTCGTTGGAGCACCTGACGCTGAACCTGGGCACGCAGGCGGCGCCGAAGCCGGGCGACACGGCCTCCGTGGTGCTGGGCCATGGAGAGCGCTGGGCCACCGCGCTGGACGTGGAGGTCATGGACGTGCGCGGCGCGCCGGAGGTGAGCATGCGCTTCCTGGCGCCGCCCCTGGACGCGGGCCGCCGCATCGTCTCCGTGCTGGAGGCGCTGCGTGACAACGGCCTGCTGCTCCCGCCGGAGACGCGGCCGGTGTGGAAGGAGCGCATCGAGCACCCCGACCGCGTGCGGCGCATCTGCGACGCGCTGGTGGGCAGGCAGGCGCGCGGCATGGCGCGGACCGCGGACGGACGCAAGGTGCCGGTGACGGCCGCGTACTTCGACCCGCACGAAGGCCTCATGGGCTGGCGCTTCGAGGGTGGACTGCCCGCGCAGCCCTTCACCCTGGAGGCCTTCGGCTACAGCAGCGTGGTGCACCTGGAGGTCAGCGAGGCGCGCGAGGAGTCCGGCCTGGTGCTGATGCCGCTGCCTCGGGAGCTCGTTCGTTACCGCCACCGCTGGCTGCGGCGCGCGCCGCCGAGCCGTGCCTGCACGCTGTCCTTCGACCATCCGCTGTGGCCGCAGGTGCACGTGCGGCGTCAGGTGTTGGACCTGTCCTATGAGGGCCTCGCCTTCCTGACGGAGCCCGGCGAGGACCTGCTGTACCCGGGCCTGCGCCAGCCGGTGCTGGAGGTCGTGACGGAAGGAATGGCGCCGGTGCGGCTGCGCGCCGAGGTGCGCAACATCTCCAGCACCGCGGCGGGCCGCCGCTGCGGCATGTCCGTGCGTCCCCTGGACGCGGCGGGCGCGCAGGCCTGGCGCGCGCTGGTGGAGGCACAGATGCACCCGGCCACCCAGGTGGAGGGTGACTGGGGTGATGCCACCTGGAAGCTCTTCGACGGTTCGGGCTACTTCCGGCTGCCGGGCAAGTCGCCGGAGGACTTCGAGGACGCGCACCCCAGCTTCGACGCCACGCTGGCGCGGCTGGAGGGCCGGACGCGGCTGGGCTACCGGGTGGTGCACCCAGAGGGGCAGTCCGTGGGCGCCACGCTGTCGGTGGTGAAGCCGTACGAAGGCAGCTGGATGGCGCACCAACTGGCGCGTCAGCCGGTGAAGGGCAGCCGCACGTCGGCGCGCGAGGCGCTGCGTGACATCTACCTGCGGGGCTACGAGCCCACGCAGGTGGACCCGGAGGTGAAGTGGTTCTTCGCCTTCTGCGAGGCGCGCGTGCGCTGGGTGCGCTTCACCAAGTTCGACTTCGCCACCTGGTACGAGCACACGGGCCAGACGTGCCTGGTGCCCTTCCAGCTGATGGAGGCGGAGGTGGACGGGGCCTGGGAAATCCCCGCGGGCATCGAGGTGGGCACGCCCACCGAGGCCGAGCGCGCGGCCTTCTTCGAGCAGGTGGAGCGCACGCGCCCGCTGGCCTACCGCGAGGCGCTGGACCTGGTGCCGGAGCGCTTCGACCTCAAGCGCGCCAAGGAGCGCTGGGGCGAGGCGGGGATGGGGCGCGAGCGCGAGCTGGTGGTCGCGCGGCACGAGGGCCGCCCCGTCGTCCTGGCGGTGCTGGAGACGGCGCAGCCGGGCCTCAACCTCTTCAACGTGCTGGACGGCGTGCGGCTGGTGCCGCTGGTGGACGACGCGACGAAGGAGGCCCAGGACGCCATGGTGGCGCTGCTGGCCCACGCGGCGGACTGGTACCGCGCGCGCGAGCGCAAGGTGTTCATCCACTACGTGGAAGCGGCCTGCGTGGAGTACGTGGAGCGCGCGTCGCTCGCGGACCTGGGCGAAGGCAAGCTGTGGGTCATCTCCGCCAGCCTGCTGCCCGAGTTCCTCGAGCACCTCTTCGAGGCCACCACGCCCCCGGCGGGGGCGTAG